In bacterium, one genomic interval encodes:
- a CDS encoding FAD-dependent oxidoreductase has product PIDFGWGASGRTSRLALEEPAAKVLLRPGRFRALLRERATLVHAARPAALPVPVVVPRALVGAGEARSSARRERLASWLAPGGWPGPRAAAGKAAGKIPLAALEEGKARLHFDALVDDRRLVLLTALAAAKAGVVLAQRCDLTGLEVADGGGVWAEIRDRVTGEAVNVRARAVVNATGAWIDHVRASLDVGREKLFPLARAVRVAIEDPSDAAALLGRRDGAPFLLAPATRGTLLAAPFEPAAQGSRERAAERLLRLAADYFGARPEPRAAFEELRPAVERAAMARETARGAPFWSVAAAGALRERLTARRLAERIEDELGRFAGRGARAPLAASAAGASLKRERQEARGAGLGADQARWMVGRYGAAWREVVTEAGGAEPLADGAPPLRCEVAWAVREEGARTLSDILLRWRLPEIAPSLEIEEIVAAAAADDATRAFAWSPVQRERELERWRHERRLAYGPAEIG; this is encoded by the coding sequence CCGATCGATTTCGGCTGGGGCGCGTCGGGAAGGACGTCGCGCCTCGCGCTCGAGGAGCCGGCGGCGAAGGTCCTGCTGCGCCCCGGACGGTTCCGCGCGCTGCTCCGCGAACGGGCGACGCTCGTCCACGCGGCGCGCCCCGCGGCGCTGCCGGTGCCGGTCGTCGTGCCGCGCGCGCTCGTCGGCGCCGGCGAGGCGCGGAGTTCCGCGCGGCGGGAGCGTCTCGCCTCGTGGCTCGCGCCGGGCGGCTGGCCCGGACCGCGCGCCGCGGCGGGCAAGGCCGCGGGGAAGATTCCGCTGGCCGCGCTCGAGGAAGGGAAGGCGCGGCTGCACTTCGACGCGCTGGTCGACGACCGGCGGCTGGTGCTGCTGACGGCGCTCGCCGCGGCGAAGGCCGGGGTCGTCCTCGCGCAGCGCTGCGACCTCACGGGGCTGGAGGTCGCGGACGGCGGCGGCGTCTGGGCCGAGATCCGCGACCGCGTGACCGGCGAGGCGGTCAACGTCCGCGCGCGCGCCGTCGTCAACGCGACCGGCGCCTGGATCGACCACGTGCGCGCCTCGCTCGACGTCGGGCGCGAGAAGCTCTTCCCGCTGGCCCGCGCGGTGCGCGTCGCGATCGAGGATCCGAGCGACGCGGCGGCGCTGCTCGGACGGCGCGACGGCGCGCCGTTCCTCCTCGCGCCGGCGACGCGCGGCACGCTGCTCGCCGCGCCGTTCGAGCCGGCGGCGCAGGGTTCGCGCGAGCGCGCGGCGGAGCGGCTGCTGCGGCTCGCCGCCGACTACTTCGGCGCGCGCCCCGAGCCGCGGGCGGCGTTCGAGGAACTGCGTCCCGCGGTGGAGCGCGCGGCGATGGCGCGCGAGACGGCGCGCGGCGCGCCGTTCTGGTCGGTCGCGGCGGCGGGCGCGCTGCGCGAGCGGCTGACGGCGCGGCGGCTCGCGGAGCGGATCGAGGACGAGCTGGGGCGCTTCGCGGGGCGCGGGGCGCGGGCGCCGCTCGCCGCGTCGGCCGCGGGCGCGAGCCTGAAGCGCGAGCGGCAGGAAGCGCGCGGCGCGGGGCTCGGCGCCGATCAGGCGCGCTGGATGGTCGGGCGCTACGGCGCCGCGTGGCGCGAGGTGGTGACCGAGGCGGGCGGCGCCGAGCCGCTCGCCGACGGCGCGCCGCCGCTGCGCTGCGAGGTCGCGTGGGCGGTGCGCGAGGAAGGGGCGCGGACGCTGTCCGACATCCTGCTGCGCTGGCGCCTGCCGGAGATCGCGCCGTCGCTGGAGATCGAGGAGATCGTGGCGGCCGCCGCGGCCGACGACGCGACCCGCGCGTTCGCGTGGTCGCCGGTGCAGCGCGAGCGCGAACTCGAGCGTTGGCGCCACGAGCGCCGTCTCGCCTACGGCCCCGCCGAAATCGGCTGA